In a single window of the Mugil cephalus isolate CIBA_MC_2020 chromosome 6, CIBA_Mcephalus_1.1, whole genome shotgun sequence genome:
- the niban1a gene encoding protein Niban 1a: MGISTSSLLDDTKSNYIRAEAEAELKDFSPYYRKQFSVARFAQVEDDLEQNKQKITQLLKQREAPQEGEVLYEEAVLYFDDTRKWRDRYVVVRANYCLECHDSLETFVKGVPPRHKLLPTGGTVLTTEESYMNMVDKCFPDDSGVKEDFAPPLSGMPGQFPVYLRLPYRRDSYFCFRQEAKQAAFLSILSDCIRHQNQDFLKKKTCEVQAFLKAIQLYRQDRGKYETWDMLIGSDVRVMANLVMEKLLPSLEKEMLPGLKAKKTEKKRVWFATVEAAYILVQEHLLDGLAALKEECRTWVRQQEVQIHSDMDQILNSRRQLEETIRAKVSEPVEKLCSEAVHPYLGSVLEELMGPISSGFDEGRQLSEGMMDQVCEDVQQGGDSELIKQALAKMAKPNLLSCYQRISSLQEKLPDLQERFGFSNVLGLIHSAQIDLQQLMENASFTFEQLLFKALKDHPDHLDQVCSSIQKNKHRVLKQYDYDSSSVRKRIFEEALVSITLPFIKKNLAPSLTAELQALDQSVYSDHSSFIHVENVYESLLLQSLDKEVTKVVKEAATLRRYNLFSDSRDLTSQSSRSSLSSPSVSTPSSPSMALASPSQRSSQPPSPLAVNGLNHGAHKEEDAAPMETVQQEEEEEKSPAREEETQEPEALIHQGGGEEEVFNVQTGGEEEEKTETQNLQASELISSETTETSAPAPAPAPGSAPAPAPAPAPAPGPGPGPAPGPAPAPAPAPAPGSAPAPGSAPGSAPGSAPAPAPAPAPGSAPAPAPGPAPGPGPAPGPGSAPAEPPSEETGLQTLCESSQVKSEAPPSGDLPADVCILDPEPVPEPGPEPEPEPASDPDSLDVSVGSGSVPSDLESTDDVSLTSDVPENEAGVGKEDASEDKTTSDETTPSVQTEEEEAGDVGGDDVETSGQQEEEEEAGDVGGDDVETSGQQEEAGDATKASPPTSPPAETSSSPEARPLDCIKEIRDLVVEVIEVEELVQRYPDGVPKEE, translated from the exons ATGGGGATCTCCACGTCCAGTCTGCTGGACGACACCAAGTCCAACTACATCAGAg CCGAGGCCGAGGCCGAGCTGAAGGACTTCAGTCCCTACTACAGGAAACAGTTCTCGGTGGCTCGCTTCGCTCAGGTGGAAGACGACCTGGAACAGAACAAGCAGAAGATCACACAGCTGCTCAAACAGAGG GAGGCTCCACAAGAGGGCGAGGTTCTGTACGAGGAGGCCGTGCTGTACTTCGATGACACCAGGAAGTGGAGGGACAGGTACGTGGTGGTGAGAGCCAACTACTGCCTGGAGTGTCACGACAGCCTGGAG actTTCGTTAAAGGAGTTCCTCCGCGCCACAAGCTGCTGCCTACAGGGGGCACTGTCCTGACCACGGAGGAGAGCTACATGAACATGGTGGATAAATGTTTCCCTGACGACAGCG GTGTGAAGGAGGACTTTGCTCCACCTCTGTCTGGGATGCCGGGACAGTTTCCAGTTTACCTCCGTCTCCCGTACAGGAGGGACTCGTACTTCTGCTTCAGGCAGGAGGCCAAGCAGGCGGCTTTCCTCTCCATCCTGTCAGACTGCATCCGACACCAGAACCAAG ACttcctgaagaagaagacgtgTGAGGTCCAGGCCTTCCTCAAAGCCATCCAGCTCTACCGGCAGGACAGAGGCAAATATGAGACCTGGGACATGTTGATAGGAAGCGACGTCAGG GTGATGGCCAACCTGGTGATGGAGAAGCTGCTTCCGTCTCTGGAGAAAGAAATGCTGCCTGGACTCAAGGCCAAGAAGACGGAGAAGAAGAGAGTTTGGTTCGCT ACGGTGGAGGCGGCCTACATCCTGGTCCAGGAGCACCTGCTGGACGGGCTGGCGGCTCTGAAGGAGGAGTGTCGGACGTGGGTCCGGCAGCAGGAGGTTCAGATCCACTCGGACATGGACCAGATCCTGAACTCCAGGCGGCAGCTGGAGGAAACCATCAGAG CTAAAGTGTCGGAGCCGGTGGAGAAGTTGTGCTCGGAGGCGGTGCATCCGTACCTGGGCTCCGTCCTGGAGGAACTCATGGGCCCCATCAGCTCCGGCTTCGACGAGGGACGGCAGCTCAGCGAGGGCATGATGGACCAGGTCTGTGAGGACGTCCAGCAGGGCGGCGACAGCGAGCTGATCAAACAG GCTTTGGCCAAGATGGCGAAACCGAACCTGCTGAGCTGCTACCAGAGGATCAGTTCTCTGCAGGAGAAGCTGCCGGACCTGCAGGAGAGATTTGGCTTCAGCAACGTCCTGGGACTGATCCACAGCGCCCAGATAGACCTGCAGCAG CTGATGGAGAACGCCTCCTTCACCTTCGAGCAGCTCCTCTTTAAAGCCCTGAAGGACCATCCGGACCACCTGGACCAGGTCTGCTCCTCCATCCAGAAGAACAAACACCGAGTCCTCAAG CAATATGACTATGACAGCAGCTCAGTGAGGAAGAGGATCTTTGAGGAGGCGCTGGTCTCCATCACGCTGCCGTTCATCAAGAAGAACCTGGCTCCCTCCCTCACAGCG gaGCTCCAGGCTCTGGACCAGTCCGTCTACTCCGAccactcctccttcatccacGTGGAGAACGTCTACGAGAGCCTCCTCCTGCAGAGTCTGGACAAGGAGGTCACCAAAG TGGTGAAGGAGGCAGCGACCCTGAGGAGGTACAACCTGTTCTCAGACAGTCGGGACCTGACCAGTCAGTCCAGCcgctcctccctgtcctccccctccgTGTCCACCCCCAGCAGCCCCTCCATGGCGCTGGCCTCCCCCTCCCAGCGCTCCTCCCAGCCCCCGTCTCCTCTGGCCGTCAACGGCCTGAACCACGGGGCTCACAAGGAGGAGGACGCCGCGCCGATGGAGACGgtccagcaggaggaggaggaggagaagagcccggctagagaggaggagacgcagGAACCAGAGGCTCTGATCcaccaaggaggaggagaagaagaagtgtttaACGtccagacaggaggagaagaggaggagaaaactgaGACACAAAACTTACAAGCTTCAGAACTGATCAGTTCAGAAACTACAGAGACCAGCgcccctgctcctgctcctgctcctggttCTGCTCCTgcacctgctcctgctcctgctcctgctcctggtcctggtcctggtcctgctcCTGGTCCTGCTCCTgcacctgctcctgctcctgctcctggttCTGCTCCTGCACCTGGTTCTGCTCCTGGTTCTGCTCCTGGTTCTGCTCCTgcacctgctcctgctcctgctcctggttctgctcctgctcctgctcctggtcctgctcctggtcctggtcctgctcctggtcctggttctgctCCTGCAGAACCTCCTTCTGAGGAGACTGGACTCCAGACTCTGTGTGAGAGCTCACAGGTGAAGTCAGAGGCGCCTCCTAGTGGTGATCTACCTGCAGACGTCTGCATCCTGGACCCAGAACCAGTTCCAGAACcgggaccagaaccagaaccagaaccagcctCAGACCCGGACTCTCTGGACGTGTCGGTGGGGAGCGGGTCCGTCCCCTCAGACCTGGAGTCCACAGACGACGTCTCCCTGACCTCCGACGTCCCGGAGAACGAGGCCGGCGTCGGCAAAGAGGACGCGTCTGAGGACAAAACCACCAGCGATGAGACGACCCCATCGGtccagacggaggaggaggaggcaggagacgtGGGAGGAGACGACGTGGAGACATCagggcagcaggaggaggaggaggaggcaggagacgtGGGAGGAGACGACGTGGAGACATCagggcagcaggaggaggcaggagacgCTACTAAAGCGTCTCCACCAACGTCTCCGCCTGCTGAGACGTCCTCCAGTCCCGAGGCCCGGCCCCTGGACTGCATCAAGGAGATCCGGGACCTGGTGGTGGAGGTGATcgaggtggaggagctggtgcAGCGTTACCCCGACGGAGTTCCCAAGGAGGAGTGA